A section of the Pseudomonadota bacterium genome encodes:
- a CDS encoding response regulator transcription factor, which yields MDIKVYLIDDCTIIRDGMKILLESKEGLIVVGNSTHGNDILQQLAEHCPDVVILNISGQFRSGIETIRAIRKNCPTIQIIIIAMQTTNEEVISLLRVGVAGCILAEYVSRDVMNAICAVNSGHRYLSKRISEKLVEDYINKANSMTQNSPLFDLSIREKEVLQLVVEGKTSADIAAILCISIRTVNTYRYRIMEKLNINDLPGLVRFAIQNGLTPP from the coding sequence ATGGACATCAAAGTCTACCTTATAGATGACTGTACAATCATTCGTGATGGCATGAAGATCCTTTTGGAAAGCAAAGAAGGTTTAATTGTGGTAGGCAATTCTACACACGGGAATGATATATTGCAGCAATTGGCAGAACATTGTCCTGATGTTGTTATTTTAAATATCAGTGGACAGTTCAGAAGCGGGATAGAAACCATTAGGGCGATTCGAAAGAATTGTCCTACGATTCAAATCATCATTATAGCTATGCAAACAACCAATGAAGAGGTCATAAGTTTATTGCGTGTCGGTGTCGCTGGCTGCATATTGGCTGAATATGTCAGCAGGGATGTTATGAACGCAATATGTGCTGTCAACAGCGGGCATAGATATCTGTCAAAAAGGATATCCGAAAAGCTTGTGGAAGATTATATTAATAAGGCAAACTCCATGACACAAAATAGCCCGCTCTTTGATCTCAGCATACGTGAAAAAGAAGTGCTGCAACTCGTAGTAGAAGGAAAAACAAGCGCAGATATTGCCGCTATTTTGTGTATATCTATAAGAACTGTTAACACATATCGTTATCGAATAATGGAAAAGCTGAATATTAATGATCTACCCGGACTTGTAAGATTTGCTATTCAAAACGGTTTGACACCCCCGTAA
- the nspC gene encoding carboxynorspermidine decarboxylase: MATPVYLIDETLVEENMRILRYVKDRTGCKIFHALKSYATFATFPMMSRYMDGTCASGLNEARLGYEEFRKEVHTFGAAYKEREIKQVLKYSHCIIFNSFYQLEKYGELAQKRNVEIGLRVNPGYAEITNDMYNPCAPFSRLGIVHDTFSKEFLKYSNMVRGLHFHALCEQNSDVLERVLKSFEKLYGTYIKGLKWINFGGGHHITRDDYNLERLIKLINTFKKKYGVQVYLEPGEASVLNTGVLVSSVLDIVKNGVEIAIIDASAEAHMPDVLLMPYRPHIIKSALPNEKKYTYRIAGPSCLAGDVMGDYSFDKPLKRGDKLIFTDMALYSIVKNTTFNGINLPDIAVTRDRGKIEVLKKFGYKDYRIRQS, translated from the coding sequence ATAGCAACACCTGTTTATCTCATAGATGAAACCCTCGTGGAAGAAAACATGCGAATATTGAGATATGTAAAGGACCGCACAGGTTGCAAGATATTTCATGCCCTTAAATCATATGCAACCTTCGCTACTTTTCCCATGATGAGCAGATACATGGACGGAACATGCGCCAGTGGTCTTAATGAAGCAAGGCTCGGTTACGAAGAATTCAGGAAAGAGGTACATACCTTCGGAGCAGCATACAAGGAACGAGAGATCAAGCAGGTACTCAAGTATTCCCACTGCATAATATTCAATTCATTTTATCAACTTGAAAAGTATGGAGAATTAGCCCAAAAAAGAAACGTGGAAATAGGCCTGCGGGTTAATCCGGGATATGCTGAGATCACAAATGATATGTATAATCCCTGTGCGCCTTTTTCAAGACTGGGAATAGTCCATGATACATTCAGTAAAGAATTCCTGAAGTATTCAAACATGGTAAGGGGGCTTCACTTCCATGCCTTGTGCGAGCAAAATTCAGACGTGCTGGAAAGAGTGCTGAAATCTTTTGAAAAACTTTATGGAACATACATCAAGGGATTGAAATGGATTAATTTCGGAGGCGGCCATCATATAACCCGTGATGATTACAACCTGGAGCGTCTCATCAAGCTCATAAATACCTTCAAGAAAAAATACGGAGTGCAGGTATATCTCGAACCAGGGGAAGCCAGTGTTTTAAATACAGGGGTCTTGGTCTCCTCTGTCCTGGATATTGTAAAAAACGGAGTGGAAATAGCTATAATAGACGCATCGGCAGAGGCTCATATGCCTGATGTGTTGCTAATGCCGTACAGGCCGCACATAATAAAATCGGCACTGCCAAATGAAAAGAAATATACATACAGAATCGCGGGGCCAAGTTGCCTTGCCGGGGATGTTATGGGCGATTATTCTTTTGATAAGCCCTTAAAAAGAGGAGATAAGCTTATTTTTACCGACATGGCGCTTTATAGCATTGTAAAAAACACTACTTTTAACGGCATTAATCTTCCGGATATTGCAGTAACAAGGGACAGAGGGAAGATAGAGGTGTTGAAAAAGTTTGGATATAAAGACTATCGCATCAGACAATCATGA
- a CDS encoding response regulator transcription factor produces the protein MKEINVFIADDHAIVRDGLKLLLEAQPDIKVVGMSSNGRDAIRQIKKIQPHIALLDITMPELNGIEATQNITETCHNTHVIILSMHTGLDKLFRAVKAGAKGYVLKESAGQDVIEAIRIVHEGGRFFSDAISDQIIDSYVSQQDNNDEDKNSLSVLSQREWEVLQLIVEGKSSIEIGEALHLSPKTINTYRYRMMEKLEIFDIPGLVKFAIQNGLAPLNEVKS, from the coding sequence ATGAAAGAAATAAATGTATTTATTGCGGATGATCATGCAATCGTAAGAGACGGCCTTAAGCTTTTGCTGGAGGCACAGCCTGACATTAAGGTAGTCGGTATGTCATCGAACGGACGTGATGCAATACGCCAGATAAAAAAGATACAGCCTCATATTGCTCTACTCGATATTACAATGCCGGAGCTTAATGGAATAGAAGCGACACAAAACATCACCGAAACCTGTCATAATACACATGTTATAATACTGTCAATGCATACCGGTCTTGATAAACTTTTCCGAGCGGTTAAAGCCGGCGCAAAAGGTTATGTATTGAAAGAATCTGCTGGTCAGGATGTTATAGAGGCTATCCGCATTGTTCATGAAGGGGGACGTTTTTTTAGTGACGCAATATCAGATCAGATCATCGATAGTTATGTTTCGCAACAGGATAATAACGACGAAGATAAAAATTCACTGTCCGTTCTAAGTCAACGTGAATGGGAGGTTTTGCAGCTTATTGTTGAGGGTAAGTCAAGTATTGAAATCGGGGAGGCTCTACATCTTTCTCCAAAAACAATAAACACATATAGATATCGAATGATGGAAAAACTGGAGATATTTGATATACCAGGCCTAGTTAAATTCGCTATACAGAACGGGTTAGCCCCTCTTAATGAAGTAAAATCTTAA
- a CDS encoding GAF domain-containing sensor histidine kinase, with translation MHENVDIVVTEPAHIQQHVLFELVCKLSVTTTLEQVSSLSVDAAMMAADMDCGAIFNIDDNNCLKLSYCSGISNEMIKKIRSFQPDSTLWRSIMKGRPLFISLSKHKNFYLKEECEKEKINTLSMIPIRTNRNGVLGCLCVASHTKDMIPYHSRNTLKIIAAHMGNKIVMSFKMQQETDRQLKALTSLRRISNIINKSEDLDDVFRNALNEITKLKFYKPNYVANIFLLDKDSDDLVLTDYRGANIKRGCSDKPVKIGECLCGLAAGLGRIIISNNSEDDERHTKKAQYKFSHKDICIPLISKDKTLGVMNITIPSSQKLDKSDYRILISICKQMSAAIYNTQLNKDIERYREKIKGMSIQLKEAKETERNKLARELHDQIGSNLTALGINLNMLKNQHGLSGDQNVERRIDETIDLVKQTSQLIREIVSTLRTSSDNSSLLEMVKQYIERFTAWTNIPVEIIFDDDLPRIPPSEELELFRIVQEALSNIAKYSKATLAKVEITKDKDKIRISVADNGVGFDPLLLTDKAKQGHFGISGMIERAKIMNGLCSIASNPGKGTNIIVEIR, from the coding sequence ATGCATGAAAATGTAGATATAGTAGTTACGGAACCTGCCCACATACAACAACATGTTTTATTTGAACTTGTATGCAAGTTGTCAGTTACAACTACATTGGAGCAGGTAAGCTCATTGTCTGTTGATGCGGCTATGATGGCAGCCGATATGGATTGTGGCGCAATTTTCAATATTGACGATAACAATTGTCTTAAATTATCTTATTGTTCCGGAATATCAAATGAAATGATTAAAAAAATAAGGTCTTTCCAGCCTGATTCAACGTTATGGCGTTCTATCATGAAAGGAAGGCCGTTATTCATTTCATTATCAAAACATAAAAATTTTTACCTGAAAGAAGAATGTGAAAAGGAAAAAATAAATACATTGTCAATGATTCCAATACGGACTAATCGTAATGGTGTTTTGGGATGTTTATGTGTTGCTTCCCACACAAAAGACATGATCCCTTATCATAGCAGGAATACTTTAAAAATCATTGCGGCTCATATGGGCAATAAAATAGTAATGAGCTTCAAAATGCAGCAAGAAACTGACCGGCAACTTAAGGCATTAACATCACTTAGAAGAATATCAAATATAATCAATAAATCAGAAGACCTGGATGATGTTTTTCGTAATGCGCTTAACGAGATAACAAAATTGAAGTTTTATAAACCGAACTATGTGGCTAATATATTCTTGCTTGATAAAGATTCCGATGATCTTGTTTTGACTGATTATCGTGGTGCAAATATAAAAAGGGGTTGCAGTGATAAGCCTGTAAAAATAGGCGAATGTCTATGCGGTCTTGCTGCCGGCCTTGGTCGTATAATCATCTCAAATAATAGCGAGGACGATGAACGACATACTAAGAAAGCGCAATACAAATTTTCACATAAGGATATTTGTATACCACTAATATCTAAAGATAAGACTTTGGGGGTTATGAACATTACTATACCTTCAAGCCAGAAATTAGATAAATCAGATTACAGGATTTTAATCTCCATCTGTAAACAAATGAGTGCTGCCATTTATAACACACAGCTTAATAAGGATATTGAGCGCTATAGAGAAAAAATAAAAGGTATGAGCATACAATTGAAAGAGGCAAAAGAAACGGAGAGAAATAAGCTTGCCCGTGAATTGCATGACCAAATCGGCTCAAATCTTACGGCTCTTGGCATCAATCTTAATATGTTAAAGAATCAACATGGTCTTTCCGGGGATCAAAATGTTGAACGTCGCATAGATGAAACCATCGATTTAGTAAAACAAACCAGCCAACTTATTCGGGAGATAGTTAGCACTTTAAGAACATCGTCCGACAACTCCAGTCTTCTTGAAATGGTCAAACAATACATAGAGAGATTTACTGCATGGACAAATATACCGGTAGAAATAATATTTGATGATGATCTGCCACGTATACCTCCGTCTGAGGAACTTGAACTATTCCGCATCGTTCAGGAGGCATTATCAAATATAGCCAAATATTCTAAAGCAACGCTTGCAAAGGTTGAAATAACTAAAGATAAAGATAAAATACGAATCTCTGTTGCTGATAATGGAGTAGGCTTTGACCCTTTATTGCTTACAGATAAAGCAAAACAAGGGCATTTTGGCATTTCCGGTATGATTGAAAGGGCAAAGATTATGAATGGATTATGTAGCATTGCATCCAATCCTGGAAAAGGAACAAATATTATTGTAGAGATACGATGA